The DNA sequence TTATCTTCAACATCGACACCCGGACGGTTGGCGATATTGCGTCCATCCAGGGTGGGTTCCCACCCTTTCATCTGCCCGCCGTACCGGTCAGTCTGGCCACCCTTCAGGTCATTTTCCCTTACGCACTGATTATGGCGGGCGTGGGTCTTATCGAAAGCCTGCTGACGCTGAACCTGATCGACGAACTGACCGAAAGCCGGGGGCGGGGTAACAAGGAATGCGTAGCGCAGGGTACCGCTAATATCGTGACGGGCCTGTTTTCGGGCATGGGTGGCTGCGCCATGATTGGACAGAGCCTCATCAACACCTCCTCGGGCGCGCGGGCGCGGCTGTCGGGCATTGTCGCATCAGTCATGCTGCTGGTCTTTATCATGTTCGGCGCGAGCCTGATCGAAAAGCTCCCCATGGCGGCCCTGACGGGGGTCATGATCATGGTCGCCATCGGTACCTTCGAATGGGCCAGCTTTAAGATGATCGGTAAAATGCCGAAGTCCGACGTACTGGTTGGTATGCTGGTGGCGGCCATCACGGTGCTGCTTCATAACCTGGCGCTGGCGGTACTGGCGGGCGTTGTCATTTCAGCACTCGTATTCGCCTGGGATAACGCCAAACGCATCCAAGCCCGAAAATTTACGGACCAGGCGGGCGTGAAGCACTACGCGATGTTTGGCCCCCTGTTCTTCGGCTCCGTAACGGCCTTCAACGAAAATTTCGACGTACTGAGCGACCCGGAGCAGGTGGTGATCGACTTCTCGGAAAGCCGGGTCACGGATATGTCGGGCCTCGACGCGCTGCACAAGATCACGGAGCGGTACGGTCGGGTTGGTAAAACAGTCCGTTTGTCCCATTTGAGCCCCGACTGTCGCCAACTCCTGGCCAATGCCCACGCCGTCATTGAGGTCAACATCCTGGAAGACCCGGATTACCGCGTGGCGGTGGACGATTAACGAGCGTCCCGGTAGCCTTTTGTTCGGCAATCGGGCGTAACGTGAACAGGATGCGGATGTTTCCGCATCCTGTTCACGTTACGCCCGATTATCGTAATAAACTACTGCGGGACAACAGCCTTGATCGGCGATACCCGTACGTTGCTGAACTCGGCGCTGCCGCCTTCGGCGAAGAACTCGATGCTACCCGCCGGCTGGGTTGGGAAGATCAGGTCGGTGATGACACGTTCGCCCTCGTTGGCGAATACCTCCACCACCGATTTATCGACGAAGATCCGGAGTTTGATCACGCCGTTCTGCAACGCCAGTGGGGTTTCTTCCACCGAGGCAAACTTCTTGCTGAACGAGGTGTCGCCCGATTTGCGCCGGTCGAACTGGAGCTTACCGTTCACGTACTGGATTACCGTTTCTTCATCGCCGTTTTTAGCCAGCTTCACCCCCACCGTTTTGGCGGTGCCGGGTTTAATATCGACCGTCAGTTCGTAGGTATTATCGATGGCTTTTTCCACTACGATGCTATTGCTGCTCACCTTCATCGAGGGTTTCGTGGTGTTCACCGTTCGCAGACCGGCCACTGTAGCGATGGGCTGTTGCATGAGCTGAAGCCCCGCTGCAGTCCGTTTCAGGCTGATCTGCCGGGGCAGCGACATGGCTCCTTTGAACGGCGTTGTGGGTAGTTCATTGCCGTAGGCCCAGTTGTTGAGCCAGCCCACCATCAGGGGACCCGTTTGTCCGGCGGGCAGGTCATTGAACTGAATGGCCGCATAGTAGTCCTTCCCCCAATCCACGACGTTGCTCACCGCCGGCGCAATGGGCCTGGGATTGGCAGGATCGAGTTTAAAGTTCTTTCCGTCGAAATCGCCCACGAAATACTGCATCCCTACGTAGTCCTTCTGCGGGTGGCCCGCCGAAATAAACAGCACCCATTTGGTCTTGCCGGGCTCGTTCTGGATAGGAACGGGCATCAGCGCCGGGCACTCCCACACCTTCGTTGTGTCGCCCTGCTGCCCGAAATGACTCAGCAACGTCCAGTTCTTGAGGTCTTTCGACTCGAAGAAAGCCACCCGGTGTTCCGTTGCCTTTACGGCCGACATAACCCATTTTTTCTGAGGAGCGTACCAGAACACGTTCGGGTCGCGAAACTCCTTGCTGTTCAGGTCCAGCACCGGGTTCTTATCGTATTGTTTCCAGGTTCGGCCGTTGTCGCTGCTGGACGCTACGTTCTGGTACTGCGCCAACTGTTTATCACCCTGGGTGACGTTACCGGTATAGATCGCCACCATGCAATCTTTGGTACCGGCGGGGCACAAGCCACTGGTATTGTCTTTGTCGATGACGGCGCTGCCCGAAAAAATAGACGTCATTGTCTTTCCGTCGGGGTGGGTAAACTCAGGAATAGCCACCGGCAGATGTTCCCACCGCAGCAGGTCTTTGCTCACGGCATGTCCCCAGCTCATGTGGCCCCACACGTTGGCGAAGGGGTTATACTGGTAGAAAATATGGTACTCACCGTTGTGGTAGAGCAGCCCGTTCGGGTCGTTGGTCCAGTTTTTGGCCGGGCTGAAATGGTACTGAGGCCGGTAAAAATCTGGCTTTTGTGCCGCCTGTCCATTGGCGAAATGGCTCATCAGCGCCAGTAGGGTAATCGGAAGAAATGATTGTCGCATACGGGTACGTGTTAGGTAAAGATAAAGTGGGGAGTCGTCCCGACGTACTGCTGGTCGCTCCCCACAATAAATCGAATTACTAACCTAATCCTAATTAGTGCCTTAAAAACCGGGGTTCTGCTTATAGAGTCCTTTGGTGAAATTGATCTCGCGCTGCGGAATGGGCAGGTACTCGTCCCGGCCGGCCGTAAACTTCGCTCCGCTCAGGAACGACCGCCGGGTTTTCTCCTTCGCCAGATACGCGTTCAGCGTCGGCTCCGCAATGCCCCAGCGCACGAGGTCAAAGAAGCGCGGGCTCTCGGTGGCAAACTCCAGCCGGCGCTCGAACTGAAGGGCCTTGCGGGCATAGTCCTGCGTCCAGCTGGCCGCCGAATAGGGTCTGATGAGGTAGTTGGATGGATTGGACCCATCCGCCTTTTTGGTACGTCCGGTGCTGGCAGCCGCCCGGGCCCGGATGGCGTTGATCAGCGGTAGCGCCGACGCTTGCTGGCCCAGTTCAATGTATGCTTCAGCCTGAAAAAGCAGTACGTCGGCGTAACGGATGATGTCTATATTCTTCGACGTACCGATGAAGGGTCCCTGCTTTTTATAGGTCGAACTGGTGGCCAGCTGCTGTTCTTTCATCGACTGGAAGAAGCCGTACACGCCCGGATCGCGCACCCAGCTGTTGCTGAATGGCAGAGCTGCATTGTACTTGTACGGATGCCCGTCGATACCAATCGTGTGGTCGACACGCGGATCGACCGTGGCAGTTTTAAAGTCGATCACGCCGTCGTTGAAGGTATCGAATTTAGGCAGACCATTGGCGTCCGTACCGAAGGCATTGGCCAGGTTCTGGCTGGGTTGGTGGAAGCCACAGCACCCGTACTGGGGCGCTCCGTGCGGGTAATTCAGCCCCGTTTCGAAGTTAAGCCGGCCGACGGTTGTGCCGTCGTTGATCGAGTACTGCACCGAGAACACCGACTCCACGCCGTTGTCGAATTCGGGCAGGAAGTTCTCGGCAAAATCGGGTTGCAGCTTGTACCGGCCCGAACTGATCACCATCTCCGTCAGCTTGACCACTTCCTGTAGCTTCGTCTTGTTGATACCCGTAACCCGGTTGTTATCGTCCTGCTCGTAGGCCTGGTACAGCCGCAGCTTGGCCAGGTACGCAGCCGCCGACAGCTTGTTGGCCCGCCCTACCTGCGTCTGGGTGACGGGCAGGTTATCTACGGCATACTGGAAATCGGCTGCGATCTTATCCCACAGCTGATCGTTGGTCAATGCCCGGTTCGACACCGTCAGAATCTCGTCGTTCGACAGCGTCTCGTCGACATACGGAATATTTTTGAAAAGCATCTTGAGCATGAAATGCGCATGGGCCCGCAGAAACCGCAGTTCAGCCAGCCGGGTCTTCTTCAACGGAAAATCGGTTTCGGAGAGCGCGTCGATCGACCGCAGCCCCACGTTGGCCCGGGAAATAGACTTATAATAATTCTCCCAGGTATAGGGGTGATAAAAACCGCCCCCCTGCTGGGGCTGCGTCAGGTTATACTGCTCGTAGAAGTTGATATCTTCCAGATCGGCAACTCCACCGCCCCCCTTGTAGGCGTCGTCGGACCGGACGCTGCCGTAGACCCACATACTGGCAATGGGCCCAATCATTTCGCCGTTGCCAACCGATGCATAGGCGGCCGTTACGAGCGCATCGGCATTGCTGGCGCTTTTGATATTATCGGACGACAGGGTACCCTGGGGCTGGTACTCCAGGAAGTCGCTACAGGACGAGAACAGACCGGCACCCGCCACCAGTAGCGTCGAAACTAGAATGTTGGTTTTCATGATCGTAAGGGTTGGGGCTTAGAAAGACACGTTTAAACCGAATGTGAACGTGCGGGGTACGGGAATGGCGTTGACATCAACGCGCTCGGGATCAGGGCCCAGGAAGCTCTTGCTCTTCACCCAGAATACGTTCTCGACCATGCCATACAGGCGCAGGCTCGACAGGCCAATGGCACCAATGGCGTCTTTGGGGAAGGTGTAGCCCAGCTGGATATTCCTGATTTTGAAGTACGAGGTGTTTACGTTGAAGTAGTCCGACGGACGTGTTTCGTTGTTGCCATCCGAGAGGGTCAGCGCCGGAATGCGGGAGCTTGTGTTCTGGGGCGTCCAGGCGTTGAACACACCCGGCCCTACGTTGTCGCGGCCCCGGATGAAGTTGTTGTAGAATGTGTAGGAGTCAAACCCCGTCCGGCCCGCAATGCCGGAACCGAAGATGGACAGGTCGAAATTCTTGTAACCCAGGTCGAAGCGGGTACCGTATTCGAGGCCCGGCAGCGTCGTGCCGTAAAATTCCTGGTCCAGCGCGTCGATCCGGTTGTCGCCGTTGAGATCGCGGTACCGGATCCGGCCCGGAGCGGCACCCACCTGCTGGGCGTGGTTCGTCACCTCTTCCTGATTCTGGAAGATCCCATCCGTCCGGTAACCGAACAGGTCCAGCTGCGAATGCCCGATGATGGTCGTCACGGCATTGCCCGCAAAAGCCGAGCGTACTTCTTCGGGTAACACCGTGATTCGGTCACGGAAGCGGGCAAAGTTCGTTGAGATGCTGTAGGTGAAGTCACCGATGGGCTTGCCGAAATACGCCAGCGACAGCTCGAAGCCCTTATTAGTCTTGGTGGCACCGTTTACGAATTTCAGCTGCCCCTCGCCCACCGCCGACGCGACGGGTGGTTTGATCAGGATATCCTTGGTTTGGCGCGTAAAGTAGTCGAACGAACCGGCTAAACTACCATTTAGAAAAGCGAAGTCCAGCCCGACGTTCAGCTCGTTGGTCGTTTCCCACTTGAGGGCGGTATTTTCACCCTGCGTCTGCACGAAGCCCGAGGGTAGCGTTCCCGTGCCGGCTCCGTTCAGGTCGTAGGCCGTACCTACGTTCCAATACTGATCGAAGAAGCCGTTGTGGCCGTTGGGCACCTGCGACGCCAGCGTACCGTAGCGCGGTTCGAACAGGCCAAAGCGGGCCAGATCGCCGATATCCTGGTTACCGATACGGCCCACCCCGGCGCGTAGCTTCAGGTTACTGATGGCCTTCACACCACTCATGAACGACTCCTTGTCGATGCGCCAGCCCACCGAAGCAGCCGGAAAGAAACCGTAGCGGCTGTCGCTGCCGAAGCGCGACGAACCATCCCGGCGCAGGGTCAGCGCGGCCAGATACCGGTCGGAGAAGCCGTAGTCGATCCGGGCAAACTGCGACAGGAGCCGGCTGCCGGTGGAACTGCCGTTGCTGCTGGCGTTGCCGGATGCGGCACTCAGCACGAAGAAATCTTCGGTCTGCACGGCGAAGTTCTCGCGGTACGACGTAACGTCGTCCAGGTTATCCCGGATGGCTTCGACACCCGCCAGCAGTTTGAACTGGTGATCGCCTATCCCGAAGTTATAGCGCAAGGTGTTGGTCCAGGCCAAACTCAGAAACTTGTTCGTGTTCAGCATCAGGCTGTTCAGTGAGCGGGCAATGAAGCCGTTCTGGAATGACTGTTCAATGTTTTTGTTGCTGTAGCCGGCATTGTCCATCCCCAGCGACGACCGGAAGATCAACCCGCGAATCGGCTCGATTTCGGTGAAGATGTTGCCGAACACGAACGTCCGGTTGATCTTGTCCCAGCGGTTGATGTACTGCATGAACAGCGGGTTATTCCGGTCGGAGTAGCCCGAGCCAACAGGACCGGCATAGTCGCCCGTTGCGGTATAGACGGGTATGGTCGGGGCCAGCGTAACGGCCAGGCCGGGCGTTGGCGCGCCACCGAGGTCGGTCGCTACGGGCGTTTCGCGGGAGGTAGTCATCTGCACATTTGCTCCGAACTTGAAGCGGCCGTCGAACTTACTGGTCAGGCCATTAATGCGGCCCGTCAGGCGGTTGTATCCCGTGTAGCGCAGCATACCCGAGTTGTTGAGGTAACTCACATTGACCAGCAGCGACGAGCTTTTGGTCCCGCCCGAAATGGTCAGGTCGTTATTGGTAATATAGCCCGTTTTGTAGACTTCGTTCTGCCAGTCGGTATCCCCAACAGGTACGTTCGGGTCGCCCCCCACAAATGGTTTCACGGTAACCCCGTTCAGGACCGGGTTTTTAAAGTCTTTGTTCCAGTCGAACCCGTAGATATCGCCGTAGCCCGATGCCGGATCGACGCCATCATTGACCGATGCCTGCCACAGCGCCCGGCCCCGATCGACGGCGTTCAGCATCGTGAACCGCTGCGACTTCTCGGACTGCGCCGAAATGCTGGTGTTGAACTGCACGTTCAGCTTGCCGTCGGTATTGGCCCCGTTTTTTGTCGTCACGATGATGACGCCATTGGAAGCCCGCGAGCCATAGATCGACGCTGAAGATGCGTCTTTCAGAACTTGGATGGACTGAATAGCCGTTGGGTTCAGGCTCTGGAACACCTGCGACCGCTTGGTAGGCATGCCGTCAATGATGTAGAGCGGATCGTTGTTGCCCAGCGTGTTCGCACCCCGAATCAGGATACGACTGGCATCACCGGAGGGCGTCCCCGACTTCTCAATGTAGAGGCCCGGCACCCGGCCCTGCAACGCCTGCATGGGGTTGCCCGAGCTGGTCACTTTGGCGGCTGCTACGTCAACAATGG is a window from the Spirosoma rigui genome containing:
- a CDS encoding SulP family inorganic anion transporter; protein product: MTFRVNLFDFSQPVKYRTEILSGLTVALALIPEAVAFAMIAGLSPLTGLYAAFTMGLVTSILGGRPGMISGATGAIAVVIVALAKSHGIEYIFAAVILSGLLQVLAGVLKLGKFIRLVPHPVMFGFVNGLAIIIFLSQLDQFKVSDSRGTAQWMTGVPLLTMLGLVGLTMLIIWGLPKLTRVFPSSLAAILVIFAIVVIFNIDTRTVGDIASIQGGFPPFHLPAVPVSLATLQVIFPYALIMAGVGLIESLLTLNLIDELTESRGRGNKECVAQGTANIVTGLFSGMGGCAMIGQSLINTSSGARARLSGIVASVMLLVFIMFGASLIEKLPMAALTGVMIMVAIGTFEWASFKMIGKMPKSDVLVGMLVAAITVLLHNLALAVLAGVVISALVFAWDNAKRIQARKFTDQAGVKHYAMFGPLFFGSVTAFNENFDVLSDPEQVVIDFSESRVTDMSGLDALHKITERYGRVGKTVRLSHLSPDCRQLLANAHAVIEVNILEDPDYRVAVDD
- a CDS encoding glycoside hydrolase family 32 protein — protein: MRQSFLPITLLALMSHFANGQAAQKPDFYRPQYHFSPAKNWTNDPNGLLYHNGEYHIFYQYNPFANVWGHMSWGHAVSKDLLRWEHLPVAIPEFTHPDGKTMTSIFSGSAVIDKDNTSGLCPAGTKDCMVAIYTGNVTQGDKQLAQYQNVASSSDNGRTWKQYDKNPVLDLNSKEFRDPNVFWYAPQKKWVMSAVKATEHRVAFFESKDLKNWTLLSHFGQQGDTTKVWECPALMPVPIQNEPGKTKWVLFISAGHPQKDYVGMQYFVGDFDGKNFKLDPANPRPIAPAVSNVVDWGKDYYAAIQFNDLPAGQTGPLMVGWLNNWAYGNELPTTPFKGAMSLPRQISLKRTAAGLQLMQQPIATVAGLRTVNTTKPSMKVSSNSIVVEKAIDNTYELTVDIKPGTAKTVGVKLAKNGDEETVIQYVNGKLQFDRRKSGDTSFSKKFASVEETPLALQNGVIKLRIFVDKSVVEVFANEGERVITDLIFPTQPAGSIEFFAEGGSAEFSNVRVSPIKAVVPQ
- a CDS encoding RagB/SusD family nutrient uptake outer membrane protein, whose protein sequence is MKTNILVSTLLVAGAGLFSSCSDFLEYQPQGTLSSDNIKSASNADALVTAAYASVGNGEMIGPIASMWVYGSVRSDDAYKGGGGVADLEDINFYEQYNLTQPQQGGGFYHPYTWENYYKSISRANVGLRSIDALSETDFPLKKTRLAELRFLRAHAHFMLKMLFKNIPYVDETLSNDEILTVSNRALTNDQLWDKIAADFQYAVDNLPVTQTQVGRANKLSAAAYLAKLRLYQAYEQDDNNRVTGINKTKLQEVVKLTEMVISSGRYKLQPDFAENFLPEFDNGVESVFSVQYSINDGTTVGRLNFETGLNYPHGAPQYGCCGFHQPSQNLANAFGTDANGLPKFDTFNDGVIDFKTATVDPRVDHTIGIDGHPYKYNAALPFSNSWVRDPGVYGFFQSMKEQQLATSSTYKKQGPFIGTSKNIDIIRYADVLLFQAEAYIELGQQASALPLINAIRARAAASTGRTKKADGSNPSNYLIRPYSAASWTQDYARKALQFERRLEFATESPRFFDLVRWGIAEPTLNAYLAKEKTRRSFLSGAKFTAGRDEYLPIPQREINFTKGLYKQNPGF
- a CDS encoding SusC/RagA family TonB-linked outer membrane protein produces the protein MKNYLLTLAVLLVTAQLALAQRPVSGSVLDAKTGEPLIGANIVITGTLTGTVSDTKGKFSLTLPASATSVTASFIGYTSQVIPVRNETNLTISLVEGGQLAEVVVLGYTTSRREDLTGAVAIVDVAAAKVTSSGNPMQALQGRVPGLYIEKSGTPSGDASRILIRGANTLGNNDPLYIIDGMPTKRSQVFQSLNPTAIQSIQVLKDASSASIYGSRASNGVIIVTTKNGANTDGKLNVQFNTSISAQSEKSQRFTMLNAVDRGRALWQASVNDGVDPASGYGDIYGFDWNKDFKNPVLNGVTVKPFVGGDPNVPVGDTDWQNEVYKTGYITNNDLTISGGTKSSSLLVNVSYLNNSGMLRYTGYNRLTGRINGLTSKFDGRFKFGANVQMTTSRETPVATDLGGAPTPGLAVTLAPTIPVYTATGDYAGPVGSGYSDRNNPLFMQYINRWDKINRTFVFGNIFTEIEPIRGLIFRSSLGMDNAGYSNKNIEQSFQNGFIARSLNSLMLNTNKFLSLAWTNTLRYNFGIGDHQFKLLAGVEAIRDNLDDVTSYRENFAVQTEDFFVLSAASGNASSNGSSTGSRLLSQFARIDYGFSDRYLAALTLRRDGSSRFGSDSRYGFFPAASVGWRIDKESFMSGVKAISNLKLRAGVGRIGNQDIGDLARFGLFEPRYGTLASQVPNGHNGFFDQYWNVGTAYDLNGAGTGTLPSGFVQTQGENTALKWETTNELNVGLDFAFLNGSLAGSFDYFTRQTKDILIKPPVASAVGEGQLKFVNGATKTNKGFELSLAYFGKPIGDFTYSISTNFARFRDRITVLPEEVRSAFAGNAVTTIIGHSQLDLFGYRTDGIFQNQEEVTNHAQQVGAAPGRIRYRDLNGDNRIDALDQEFYGTTLPGLEYGTRFDLGYKNFDLSIFGSGIAGRTGFDSYTFYNNFIRGRDNVGPGVFNAWTPQNTSSRIPALTLSDGNNETRPSDYFNVNTSYFKIRNIQLGYTFPKDAIGAIGLSSLRLYGMVENVFWVKSKSFLGPDPERVDVNAIPVPRTFTFGLNVSF